A stretch of Pseudolysobacter antarcticus DNA encodes these proteins:
- a CDS encoding TetR family transcriptional regulator — MTESVLTVERILVAAEDVLRRYGPSKATVVDVAQALGVSHGSVYRHFASKAALRDAVLRGWLERVSAPLQAIAANRKTTPEHRLRAWLSALRSVKREKLLGDPELFATYNALANDAREVVGEHISQLLAQIELILAAGVADKSFREVDVTSTALAIFNATSRFHNPAMSYKWAGAGEDAAFATLLDLLLHGLTTARNR; from the coding sequence GTGACCGAATCCGTACTCACCGTCGAACGCATCCTCGTTGCCGCCGAAGACGTGCTGCGCCGTTACGGCCCGAGCAAGGCGACTGTGGTGGACGTGGCGCAGGCGCTCGGCGTAAGCCACGGCAGTGTATATCGGCATTTCGCCAGCAAGGCGGCGTTGCGCGATGCGGTGTTGCGCGGCTGGCTCGAACGCGTTTCCGCGCCGTTGCAGGCGATAGCCGCCAATCGAAAAACCACGCCGGAACACCGCCTGCGTGCATGGCTCAGCGCGCTGCGCTCGGTGAAGCGTGAAAAGCTGCTGGGCGATCCCGAGCTGTTCGCCACTTACAACGCACTGGCTAACGATGCACGCGAAGTAGTCGGCGAACATATTTCGCAGCTGCTGGCGCAGATCGAGCTCATCTTGGCCGCTGGTGTGGCCGACAAAAGTTTCCGCGAAGTCGATGTGACGAGTACGGCGCTGGCGATATTCAATGCCACGTCGCGCTTTCACAACCCGGCGATGTCGTACAAGTGGGCGGGGGCCGGCGAAGACGCCGCGTTTGCGACCTTGCTGGATTTGCTGCTGCACGGCCTGACCACGGCGCGCAATCGATAA
- a CDS encoding NmrA family NAD(P)-binding protein, translated as MYAIMGVTGQVGHATATHLLRGGHAVRAIVREHAKGETWLEKGAEVVVADWSDAEALRAAFENVEGVFVMLPANFAPAPGLSEARALLHVLSTALSAAKPPKLVALSSVGAQHSHGLGLITQLNLLEQALDELPIPRAFVRAAWFMENLTWDIASAMNVGEFSSYLQPIDRAIPMVATDDIGRVIAQTLSETWSGRRVIEIEGPQSYAPLDMAGALGSACGRVIKTIAVPPQTWAARFAAEGTPPERSAPRIEMLEGFNSGWIDFERTNTEHVRSDTSLQTVVDSLVARWKQT; from the coding sequence ATGTACGCAATCATGGGTGTAACCGGCCAGGTTGGCCACGCCACGGCGACGCATTTATTGCGCGGCGGTCACGCCGTTCGCGCCATCGTTCGCGAGCACGCCAAAGGCGAGACATGGCTTGAAAAAGGTGCTGAAGTCGTCGTCGCTGACTGGTCGGATGCCGAAGCCTTGCGCGCAGCATTCGAGAATGTCGAGGGTGTGTTTGTGATGCTTCCAGCCAACTTTGCGCCGGCGCCGGGCTTGTCCGAAGCTCGTGCATTGCTGCATGTATTAAGCACTGCGTTGAGCGCTGCAAAGCCGCCAAAATTGGTGGCTTTGTCCTCAGTCGGTGCGCAGCATTCGCACGGGCTGGGCCTCATCACCCAACTCAATCTGCTTGAGCAGGCTCTGGATGAATTGCCGATACCGCGCGCCTTCGTGCGTGCCGCATGGTTCATGGAAAACCTGACATGGGACATCGCATCGGCGATGAATGTCGGTGAGTTCAGCAGCTATCTGCAACCGATCGACCGCGCGATTCCGATGGTGGCAACGGACGATATCGGACGTGTGATTGCGCAAACGCTGAGCGAGACCTGGAGCGGGCGCCGCGTGATCGAAATCGAAGGCCCGCAAAGTTACGCACCGCTGGATATGGCGGGCGCACTCGGTTCGGCCTGTGGTCGCGTTATAAAGACCATCGCAGTGCCGCCGCAAACCTGGGCCGCCCGGTTCGCCGCCGAAGGCACGCCGCCGGAACGCAGCGCACCACGCATCGAAATGCTGGAAGGTTTCAACAGCGGCTGGATCGACTTCGAGCGCACAAACACGGAACATGTGCGATCAGACACGTCGTTGCAGACTGTCGTCGATAGTCTCGTGGCCCGCTGGAAACAAACGTGA
- a CDS encoding aldo/keto reductase yields MQMRQLGKTGPSVSALGLGCMGMSDMYGGADRGESIATVHAALDAGITLLDTGDFYGMGDNEMLLREALHGRPRDSYQLSVKFGAQRGPDGQWHGYDTRPSAVKTALAYSLKRLGADYIDIYRPARLDPAVPIEETVGAIADMVKAGYVRHLGLSEVGAETIRRAHAVLPVSDLQIEYSLISRGIEASILPTCRELGIGVTAYGVLSRGLISGHWSKDRATTSRDFRQHNPRFQGGNLDHNLELVELLRVIAEERGVSVAQLAIAWALARGEDIVPLIGARTRARLTEAFGALDLHLDAQDLAGIEQSVPADAAAGDRYNAQGMKMLDSERAAG; encoded by the coding sequence ATGCAAATGCGTCAACTCGGTAAAACAGGCCCCTCGGTTTCTGCGCTGGGATTAGGCTGCATGGGCATGTCCGACATGTACGGCGGCGCAGATCGCGGCGAAAGCATCGCCACCGTGCATGCGGCACTGGATGCCGGCATCACCCTGCTCGATACCGGCGATTTCTACGGCATGGGCGACAACGAAATGTTGCTGCGCGAGGCGTTGCATGGCAGGCCGCGCGACAGTTATCAGCTCAGCGTCAAATTCGGCGCGCAGCGCGGCCCCGATGGTCAGTGGCACGGGTACGACACGCGTCCCAGCGCGGTCAAAACCGCACTCGCCTACAGCCTCAAACGCCTCGGCGCGGATTACATCGATATCTACCGACCCGCGCGGCTTGATCCCGCCGTGCCTATCGAAGAAACCGTCGGCGCCATCGCGGACATGGTCAAGGCCGGTTATGTGCGTCATCTCGGCTTGTCGGAAGTGGGCGCGGAAACCATTCGTCGCGCACATGCCGTTTTGCCGGTGAGTGATCTGCAGATCGAATATTCACTGATCTCGCGCGGCATCGAAGCCAGCATCCTGCCGACCTGTCGCGAACTCGGCATCGGCGTGACGGCCTACGGCGTGTTATCGCGCGGTTTGATCAGCGGGCACTGGTCGAAGGATCGCGCGACCACATCGCGCGATTTTCGCCAGCACAACCCGCGCTTCCAAGGCGGGAATCTCGATCACAATCTCGAGCTGGTCGAGCTGCTGCGTGTCATCGCGGAAGAGCGCGGCGTGAGCGTCGCCCAGCTCGCCATTGCTTGGGCGTTGGCACGTGGTGAAGACATCGTGCCGCTGATCGGCGCGCGCACGCGCGCACGTCTGACCGAGGCATTCGGCGCACTCGATCTGCACCTGGACGCACAGGATTTGGCCGGGATAGAACAGAGTGTACCCGCCGATGCCGCAGCCGGTGATCGCTACAACGCGCAGGGCATGAAGATGCTGGATAGCGAGCGCGCCGCAGGCTAA
- the glyA gene encoding serine hydroxymethyltransferase has protein sequence MFPKDCKIAGYDDELARSITDERQRQEDHVELIASENYASPRVMEAQGSVLTNKYAEGYPGKRYYGGCEYVDVAEKLAIARLKQLFGATYANVQPHSGSQANQAVYLALLQPGDTILGMSLAHGGHLTHGAKVNISGKLFNAVQYGVNEHGLVDYDEVERLAIEHKPKMVIGGFSAYSQLMDWARLRAIADKVGAYLFVDMAHVAGLVAASVYPNPVPHAHIVASTTHKTLRGPRGGFIVANASEELEKKLQSIVFPGIQGGPLMHVIAAKAVAFKEALEPEFKTYQQQVVKNAKAMAKTFIERGYKIVSGGTENHLMLIDMIGRDITGKDAEAALGKAHITVNKNAVPNDPRSPFITSGLRIGTPAVTTRGYLEADCIELTNWICDVLDATADNAVIAKVRENVTAQCRKFPVYG, from the coding sequence ATGTTTCCCAAGGATTGCAAGATCGCCGGTTACGATGATGAACTCGCGCGCTCCATAACCGACGAACGCCAGCGCCAGGAAGATCATGTCGAACTGATCGCCTCGGAAAACTACGCCAGTCCGCGCGTGATGGAAGCGCAAGGCAGCGTGCTGACCAACAAATACGCTGAAGGTTATCCGGGCAAGCGTTATTACGGCGGTTGCGAATACGTCGATGTCGCCGAAAAACTCGCGATCGCGCGGCTCAAGCAATTGTTCGGCGCGACTTACGCGAATGTGCAGCCACATTCCGGTTCGCAGGCAAATCAGGCCGTGTATCTGGCGCTGTTGCAGCCCGGCGATACGATCCTCGGCATGTCGCTTGCGCACGGCGGTCATCTCACGCATGGCGCCAAGGTCAATATTTCCGGCAAGCTGTTTAACGCCGTGCAATACGGTGTCAACGAGCACGGGCTGGTCGATTACGACGAAGTCGAAAGGCTCGCGATCGAACACAAACCGAAGATGGTGATCGGTGGTTTCAGCGCGTATTCGCAGCTCATGGACTGGGCGCGTCTGCGCGCGATTGCCGACAAGGTGGGTGCGTATCTGTTCGTCGACATGGCGCATGTCGCCGGTCTGGTCGCCGCCAGTGTGTATCCGAATCCGGTGCCGCACGCGCACATTGTCGCCTCGACCACACACAAGACCTTGCGCGGCCCGCGCGGTGGTTTCATCGTCGCCAACGCGAGTGAAGAACTAGAGAAAAAATTGCAGTCGATCGTCTTCCCTGGCATCCAGGGCGGCCCGCTCATGCACGTCATCGCGGCCAAGGCCGTGGCGTTCAAGGAAGCACTCGAACCCGAGTTCAAAACCTACCAGCAGCAAGTCGTGAAGAATGCCAAGGCGATGGCAAAAACCTTTATCGAACGCGGCTACAAGATCGTGTCCGGCGGCACCGAAAATCATCTGATGCTGATCGACATGATCGGTCGCGACATCACCGGCAAGGATGCCGAAGCCGCGCTCGGCAAGGCGCATATCACGGTCAACAAAAACGCCGTGCCGAACGATCCGCGCTCGCCATTCATTACCTCCGGTTTGCGCATCGGCACACCGGCGGTGACCACGCGTGGTTATCTCGAAGCCGATTGCATCGAACTCACGAACTGGATTTGCGACGTGCTCGATGCGACCGCGGATAATGCCGTCATCGCCAAGGTGCGCGAGAACGTCACGGCGCAATGCCGCAAGTTTCCGGTGTACGGATAA
- the nrdR gene encoding transcriptional regulator NrdR produces MHCPFCQHEDTRVIDSRVSEDGATIRRRRECEQCSERFNTFETAEIKLPALVKSDGRREAFDERKLRIGLERALQKRPVSSDAVDNVLREVVRQLRGVNEREVPSRRVGEWVMDELKRLDQVAYVRFASVYRRFEDVQAFREEIEKLERDLPEIEGLQLPLLGNVQNITRKA; encoded by the coding sequence ATGCATTGTCCCTTCTGCCAGCACGAAGACACGCGCGTGATAGATTCGCGCGTTTCGGAAGACGGCGCGACGATTCGCCGCCGTCGCGAGTGCGAGCAGTGTAGCGAGCGATTCAACACCTTTGAAACTGCGGAAATAAAATTGCCGGCGCTGGTGAAAAGCGATGGCCGACGCGAAGCATTCGATGAACGCAAGCTGCGCATTGGCCTTGAACGTGCGTTGCAAAAGCGCCCGGTCAGCAGCGATGCGGTCGATAACGTGCTGCGCGAAGTCGTGCGCCAGTTGCGCGGCGTGAACGAACGTGAAGTTCCGTCGCGCCGCGTCGGCGAGTGGGTGATGGACGAGCTCAAACGTCTCGATCAAGTCGCTTACGTGCGTTTCGCTTCGGTGTATCGGCGCTTCGAGGATGTACAGGCGTTCCGCGAGGAAATCGAAAAACTCGAACGCGATCTGCCCGAGATCGAAGGCCTGCAATTGCCCTTGCTCGGCAACGTGCAAAACATCACGCGCAAAGCCTGA
- a CDS encoding class I SAM-dependent DNA methyltransferase, with the protein MSGAPFSDEKIVDSWNTNATAWGEAIRAGQIESRTLITNQAIIDTVLRHEGTSVLDLGCGEGWLAREMTARGKHVLGVDAVPALIEQARGAGGRFEVMSYEDLAAGKLHERFDLIVANFSLLGEDSVARLFAAMRALLKPRGVFVVQTIHPLQACGESPYVDGWRAGSWAGFGSDFSDPAPWYFRTLASWVELFVAHGLELVELNEPLHPNRGKPASAIFVGKRSDG; encoded by the coding sequence ATGTCCGGCGCGCCGTTTAGCGACGAGAAAATCGTCGATTCGTGGAACACCAACGCCACCGCGTGGGGCGAGGCCATCCGCGCCGGGCAGATCGAAAGCCGCACGCTTATTACCAATCAGGCGATCATCGATACCGTACTGAGGCACGAGGGCACTTCCGTACTCGACCTCGGCTGCGGCGAAGGCTGGCTCGCGCGCGAAATGACTGCGCGTGGCAAACACGTGCTCGGTGTCGATGCCGTGCCAGCGTTGATCGAACAAGCGCGTGGCGCTGGCGGACGATTCGAGGTGATGTCGTATGAAGACCTCGCTGCCGGAAAACTGCACGAGCGCTTCGATTTGATCGTGGCGAACTTTTCGCTGCTCGGCGAAGATTCGGTGGCACGATTGTTTGCCGCTATGCGCGCACTGTTGAAGCCGCGCGGTGTGTTTGTCGTGCAGACCATTCATCCGCTGCAAGCGTGTGGTGAATCGCCGTATGTCGACGGTTGGCGTGCAGGATCGTGGGCCGGATTCGGCAGCGATTTCAGCGATCCGGCGCCGTGGTATTTCCGCACGCTGGCATCGTGGGTGGAGTTGTTTGTCGCGCACGGTCTCGAACTGGTCGAGCTGAACGAACCGCTGCATCCGAACCGCGGAAAACCCGCGTCGGCGATTTTTGTCGGCAAGCGTTCAGACGGCTGA
- a CDS encoding DUF3011 domain-containing protein: MAVPAHARHDDDSVECRSSGYKYNECEAPFRHPQLVQQLSDTECVVNQNWGYNRDNGAIWVSEGCAGVFADSRGQDSRNDRDDRHSDRDRHDDRGDRGDRNDRSREEVVECRSSGYAFTRCDVSWRRARLIEQLSGTRCVEDENWGIDRDGLWVDKGCGGRFAGH; encoded by the coding sequence ATGGCGGTGCCCGCGCACGCGCGACATGACGACGACAGCGTCGAATGCCGATCCAGCGGCTACAAGTACAACGAGTGCGAAGCGCCGTTCCGCCATCCGCAGTTGGTGCAACAGCTCTCCGACACCGAATGTGTGGTCAATCAAAATTGGGGATACAACCGCGATAACGGAGCGATCTGGGTATCCGAAGGCTGCGCGGGTGTGTTCGCGGATAGTCGCGGCCAGGATTCCAGAAACGATCGCGACGATCGTCATTCCGATCGTGACCGGCACGACGACCGCGGTGACCGCGGCGATCGCAATGATCGTTCGCGCGAAGAAGTCGTCGAATGCCGCAGCAGCGGTTACGCCTTCACGCGTTGTGACGTCAGTTGGCGCCGCGCGCGTTTGATTGAGCAATTGTCCGGCACGCGTTGTGTCGAAGACGAAAATTGGGGAATTGATCGCGACGGTTTGTGGGTCGACAAGGGCTGCGGCGGACGTTTCGCCGGGCACTAA
- the ribD gene encoding bifunctional diaminohydroxyphosphoribosylaminopyrimidine deaminase/5-amino-6-(5-phosphoribosylamino)uracil reductase RibD, with amino-acid sequence MAHALRLAERGLYTTAPNPRVGCVLAHGDEIVGSGWHQRAGEAHAEVLALREAGGRAYGAIAYVTLEPCAHHGRTPPCADALIAAGVARVVVAIEDPFAEVAGRGIARLRDAGITVDIGLLREQAYELNRGFFSRIQRQRPWLRVKLAMSLDGRTALANGQSQWITGEAARTDVQRWRARSSAILTGSGTALADNPRLTVRLPDTTPFQAPLRVLLDTDLRVTTAIHLFDASVPTLVYHDATPAQLSTSAKAGRANIEYQQINRTHDGRLCLTAMLQDLAAREINELHVEAGPTLCGALIAANLVDELLLYIAPCLLGDSARPLLVLPELHAISDRSTWRTLEQRQFGPDIRLLLRPNS; translated from the coding sequence ATGGCGCACGCGTTGCGCCTGGCTGAGCGCGGTCTGTATACAACAGCGCCGAATCCGCGCGTCGGTTGCGTGCTTGCGCATGGCGATGAAATCGTCGGCAGCGGCTGGCATCAGCGCGCTGGCGAGGCACATGCTGAAGTGTTGGCGTTGCGCGAGGCGGGTGGTCGCGCGTATGGCGCGATCGCGTACGTCACACTCGAACCCTGCGCGCATCACGGCCGCACGCCGCCGTGTGCGGATGCGCTGATCGCGGCGGGCGTGGCACGTGTGGTGGTCGCGATCGAGGATCCGTTTGCAGAGGTCGCCGGGCGTGGCATCGCACGTCTGCGCGATGCCGGAATCACGGTCGACATCGGTTTGCTGCGCGAGCAAGCGTACGAGCTCAATCGCGGATTTTTCTCGCGCATCCAGCGCCAGCGGCCATGGCTGCGGGTCAAGCTCGCAATGAGTCTCGATGGCCGCACCGCGCTCGCGAACGGCCAGTCGCAATGGATCACTGGCGAAGCCGCGCGCACCGACGTGCAGCGCTGGCGCGCGCGGTCTTCGGCGATCCTCACTGGCAGCGGCACGGCGCTCGCCGACAATCCGCGCCTGACCGTACGCTTGCCCGATACGACGCCGTTTCAAGCGCCGCTGCGCGTGCTGCTCGACACCGATTTGCGGGTAACGACGGCGATACATTTGTTCGACGCTAGCGTACCAACCTTGGTCTATCACGATGCGACGCCGGCACAATTATCGACGTCAGCTAAAGCGGGTCGAGCAAACATTGAATATCAACAAATCAATCGCACGCACGATGGCCGGCTCTGTTTAACCGCGATGCTGCAAGATCTCGCCGCGCGCGAAATCAACGAGCTGCATGTCGAAGCCGGCCCAACCCTGTGCGGTGCGTTGATCGCCGCCAATCTGGTCGACGAACTGTTGCTGTATATTGCGCCCTGCCTGCTCGGCGATAGCGCGCGACCGCTGCTGGTTTTGCCGGAATTGCACGCGATAAGTGATCGCAGCACCTGGCGCACGCTTGAACAACGCCAGTTCGGCCCCGATATACGCCTGCTGCTCCGACCCAATTCCTAG
- a CDS encoding riboflavin synthase, translated as MFTGIIQTLGRITRIEPRGGDLRLSIQAAALDFSDVRLGDSIAVSGVCLTVVALDAATFAADVSNETLACTTLGALTSGAAVNLEKALRLADRLGGHLVSGHVDGVGKVVAVHADGRSQRWTFEAPQQLARYIAAKGSICIEGVSLTVNDVLANRFGVNLIPHTQEQTTCHALRVGSAVNLEVDLIARYVERLHSMPADLPDQTSIVDAEFLRQHGFA; from the coding sequence ATGTTCACCGGCATCATCCAAACCTTGGGGCGCATCACGCGCATCGAGCCGCGCGGCGGCGACCTGCGCCTCAGCATTCAGGCTGCTGCGCTTGATTTTTCCGATGTGCGCCTCGGCGACAGCATCGCGGTATCGGGCGTTTGCCTGACCGTGGTCGCGCTCGATGCCGCAACTTTCGCCGCCGATGTCTCGAACGAAACGCTGGCCTGCACCACGCTCGGCGCGCTGACTTCGGGCGCCGCGGTGAATCTCGAAAAAGCCTTGCGTCTGGCGGATCGGCTCGGCGGTCATCTCGTGTCCGGGCACGTCGATGGCGTCGGCAAAGTTGTCGCTGTGCATGCCGATGGTCGCTCGCAGCGCTGGACGTTTGAAGCGCCGCAGCAACTCGCGCGTTACATCGCCGCCAAAGGCTCGATCTGCATCGAAGGTGTCAGCCTCACGGTCAACGATGTGCTGGCCAATCGCTTCGGCGTGAATTTGATTCCGCACACGCAGGAGCAGACCACGTGCCATGCCTTGCGCGTCGGCTCAGCAGTGAATCTCGAAGTCGATTTGATCGCACGTTATGTCGAGCGTTTGCACAGCATGCCCGCCGATTTGCCGGATCAAACCAGTATTGTCGATGCGGAGTTTTTGCGGCAACACGGATTTGCTTGA
- the ribBA gene encoding bifunctional 3,4-dihydroxy-2-butanone-4-phosphate synthase/GTP cyclohydrolase II, whose protein sequence is MSFNSIPEILDDIRAGRMVVILDDEDRENEGDLVMAASMVRPEDINFMARYGRGLICLPLTKQRCEQLHLPLMVSDNRSGFGTNFTVTIEAAEGVTTGISAYDRAHTIRTAVRPDAKPEHLAQPGHIFPLASQPGGVLMRAGHTEAATDLACLAGLEPAGVLVEILNEDGSMARRPELEEFAKLHGLKIGTIADLIRYRLDTEKTVARVFDETVDTEFGEFRLVGYRDVLTHALHFALVRGDVADGAPVLTRVHLQNTLSDVLHLKRDDLGVTITGALRHIAEAERGVVVVLAAAQQGESLLARLQKSDAAKSETATSATPAEWRNNGLGAQILADLGVHKLRVLGTPKRFLGLAGFGLEVVEYVSV, encoded by the coding sequence ATGTCCTTCAACAGCATCCCTGAAATTCTCGACGATATTCGCGCCGGGCGCATGGTCGTGATTCTCGACGACGAAGATCGCGAGAACGAAGGCGATCTGGTCATGGCGGCATCAATGGTGCGGCCCGAGGACATCAACTTCATGGCGCGTTACGGCCGCGGCCTGATCTGTTTGCCGCTGACCAAACAGCGCTGCGAACAATTGCATCTGCCGCTGATGGTTAGCGACAACCGCTCCGGTTTCGGCACCAATTTCACTGTAACCATCGAGGCCGCCGAAGGTGTCACCACCGGCATCTCGGCCTATGATCGCGCGCACACGATTCGTACCGCCGTGCGCCCGGACGCGAAGCCCGAACACCTTGCCCAGCCCGGCCACATCTTTCCGCTGGCGTCGCAACCGGGCGGCGTATTGATGCGCGCCGGACATACCGAAGCCGCAACCGATCTGGCGTGTCTTGCGGGCCTTGAACCGGCTGGCGTGCTGGTTGAAATTCTCAACGAAGATGGCAGCATGGCGCGCCGTCCCGAGCTCGAGGAATTTGCGAAATTGCACGGCCTCAAGATCGGCACGATCGCCGACCTGATCCGCTATCGCCTCGACACCGAAAAAACCGTCGCGCGTGTTTTTGATGAAACCGTCGATACCGAATTCGGCGAATTTCGTCTTGTGGGATATCGTGATGTGCTCACGCATGCGCTGCATTTCGCCCTCGTGCGCGGCGACGTTGCCGACGGGGCGCCTGTGCTGACGCGCGTGCATCTGCAGAACACCTTGTCCGATGTATTGCATCTCAAACGCGACGATCTCGGCGTGACCATCACCGGCGCGCTGCGGCATATCGCCGAAGCCGAACGCGGCGTGGTGGTCGTGCTCGCCGCCGCGCAACAAGGCGAAAGCCTGCTCGCACGTTTGCAGAAAAGCGACGCCGCAAAATCCGAAACCGCAACGTCGGCTACGCCCGCCGAATGGCGCAATAACGGCCTTGGCGCGCAGATCCTCGCCGACCTCGGCGTGCACAAGTTGCGCGTGCTCGGCACACCGAAGCGATTCCTCGGTTTGGCTGGGTTTGGGCTTGAAGTGGTGGAGTATGTGTCGGTCTGA
- a CDS encoding BrnT family toxin: MKIEFDPVKDASNTAKHGVSLALANELDWQAALVWIDDRFEYGELRMIALAPKTAILYYVAFVERGELRRIISLRRANRREVKHYVQTV, translated from the coding sequence ATGAAAATCGAGTTCGATCCGGTCAAGGATGCAAGCAATACAGCCAAGCATGGCGTCTCGCTGGCCCTGGCGAACGAACTCGATTGGCAAGCGGCGCTGGTGTGGATCGATGATCGCTTCGAGTACGGCGAGTTGCGCATGATCGCGCTCGCGCCCAAGACTGCAATCCTCTACTACGTAGCCTTTGTGGAGCGTGGTGAGCTGCGACGAATTATCAGTCTGCGCCGAGCCAATCGACGTGAGGTGAAACATTATGTCCAAACTGTCTAA
- a CDS encoding BrnA antitoxin family protein: MSKLSKRPAITLPSVKEDRAITTAAKADPDALPLTPKQLQAMVPLRALRGRPKSESPKQLVSVRYSAEVLAYFKSTGEGWQSRMDSVLRNYVARHSRRA; this comes from the coding sequence ATGTCCAAACTGTCTAAACGACCTGCCATCACGCTGCCTAGCGTGAAAGAAGATCGAGCCATCACCACTGCGGCAAAGGCTGATCCTGATGCGCTACCGCTCACACCGAAGCAATTGCAGGCCATGGTTCCGCTGCGCGCGTTGCGTGGTCGGCCCAAATCCGAGAGTCCGAAGCAACTCGTATCGGTGCGCTACAGCGCGGAGGTTCTGGCGTATTTCAAATCCACTGGCGAGGGCTGGCAATCGCGCATGGATAGCGTGCTGCGCAATTACGTGGCGCGCCACTCGCGTCGAGCGTGA
- the ribH gene encoding 6,7-dimethyl-8-ribityllumazine synthase, producing MQIIEGTLITPSGRFAIIAARFNGFIVEPLVAGARDALLRHGVKDDDIDLIRVPGAWELSQVAGQVAKGGKYSAIIALGCVIRGATPHFDYVAGEAAKGLAQAAHTYGVPLAFGVLTTENIEQAIERAGTKAGNKGADAAMAALEMVNLWKKL from the coding sequence ATGCAAATCATCGAAGGCACACTCATTACCCCATCCGGTCGCTTCGCGATCATTGCCGCGCGTTTCAACGGTTTTATCGTCGAGCCGCTCGTTGCTGGCGCGCGCGATGCACTGCTGCGGCATGGCGTGAAGGACGACGATATTGACCTGATCCGCGTGCCCGGCGCTTGGGAGTTGTCGCAGGTGGCGGGGCAGGTCGCGAAGGGCGGCAAATATTCGGCGATCATCGCGCTCGGCTGTGTGATCCGCGGCGCCACGCCGCATTTCGATTACGTGGCGGGCGAGGCGGCGAAAGGCTTGGCGCAGGCCGCACATACATATGGGGTGCCGCTCGCGTTCGGCGTGCTGACCACCGAAAACATCGAGCAGGCGATCGAGCGTGCCGGCACCAAGGCCGGGAACAAAGGCGCGGATGCAGCGATGGCCGCGCTAGAGATGGTCAATTTGTGGAAAAAACTCTGA
- the nusB gene encoding transcription antitermination factor NusB has product MAAPRKDGIDLAARSRSRRRALQAVYAWQLSGNSMKSVIAQFSQEQEMEIADLAYFEDLLLGVEKHTAEIDAKYAPYLDREVSAVDPIERAILRIAGYELLYRIDVPYRVVINEAIEVSKRFGAEHGHTYINGVLDKAAAAWRAQERSAPR; this is encoded by the coding sequence ATGGCCGCACCGCGCAAGGATGGGATCGACCTCGCCGCACGCAGTCGCTCGCGGCGCCGTGCGCTGCAGGCGGTTTATGCGTGGCAGCTCAGTGGCAATTCGATGAAATCGGTGATCGCGCAGTTCAGCCAGGAACAGGAAATGGAGATCGCCGATCTCGCCTATTTCGAAGACCTGCTGCTCGGCGTGGAAAAACACACTGCCGAGATCGACGCAAAATATGCGCCGTATCTGGATCGCGAAGTTTCCGCCGTCGATCCAATCGAACGCGCGATCCTACGCATCGCCGGCTACGAATTGTTGTATCGCATCGACGTGCCGTATCGTGTCGTGATCAACGAGGCGATCGAAGTCTCGAAACGCTTCGGCGCCGAACACGGCCACACCTACATCAACGGTGTGCTCGACAAAGCCGCCGCTGCTTGGCGCGCGCAGGAACGCAGCGCACCGCGCTGA